A single window of Plasmodium reichenowi strain SY57 chromosome 14, whole genome shotgun sequence DNA harbors:
- a CDS encoding hypothetical protein (conserved Plasmodium protein, unknown function~transcript variant 1; alternatively spliced), translating to MEIKLNTKFDEILLIVCDKHVIENHEKFFVDKYENVMCVECLYKFLFKKYPLYKKYLLFKSINNLFCIKECEEFRYHFSFYLLDHTLFLSETFSYIEGISQCEEKKEEKKIYSSNYNNENIKNNNNNNNSIYYNDDDDYYYDYNYIYLVNSELIKLTTNACKEFLYKCSKELCNIFKDAIYTCVLVRLKNFSSRNKKRNFFFLLDFLKSLIDNVEIIFITLKDESTIIEELMKLFIQNDEMINSKLSNNNYGYIYEYTGYTNKCIEKKKQNNNQHYNSELLLNLQIIYKLWHDNLLWQINNNLLKRFFIYLITKFKYTNKNTDLCTYYIQFIYLITLQYNVLNYFFHHIIFDSSPNSNIKTFNIENNNRNKSKSSNKSKCSNKSKSSNKSKSSNKSKSSNKSKSSNKSKCSNKSKSSNKSKCSYKSKSSSSNNNLYSVIIESNHINNSNTNSSNNNSVEHNSNCFHTSSTCITKIKTKNTLVPNLLSIYNSEQENKKNEFAKEQKKINRCFQTNIYPEDIEDNQDVKDENSIQENEEKYKQICEVNKTPNEYMHRHVKKNFYYHDKEEYNSPTSNNSSIKSNIFFIPKHDLIYSDDEKNVTQYPLEKDDICHLGEYEMESVLYNNDNMSIRSEGTLKNKFSSHEKFLDVSKFSTESKCTNLSRLSNHFSFTKNSVLKEKDNFVFSNCDNTNDNVSCVESSHTSYSISNIDEKKKKKKKKKMNFNKLEILENSHIFIILCDNLQETLLNHFNSDIQMKCLDIFYTFCSFDDNIVNIILTNTSLVEWVFDYISNTKYENLREKALKLLVTFFFNNTLFSNTHTHYAIDVLINIIMRYVSKDNIMLSNKVIYNNDMNNKLVHKQFMNNNFKNTVYNNNSYDHYSNKFKYNFFTISYIIKALNMLINISHASIKISHIFKIINIFSCLIKSPSCAPTSIDDIILLFESILLKNNNNYEISYGDKLEESICTQEDDSIFCKLKSKEKNEQVNKILHMNEECNIYINTNTNTNTFNGTQKIKHDNFLHKKKKNITIKKNNIYKSDYKVNNNDKGDTVALTLENTLLNDIINKVYITNIFILFKILKTALNIIKTVNIYKKDIYIEIIYNEDKNYIQNITISIMKLLFCLVYILNRNEEFFIDLNIINENDKLDNENNFESIAFIKLMLSFFIELDIFMENIYLQNSNIINQEKKLYNIQFSYLTCIFIIHNIYEKRQIFNNVSWNILFSSFFNHFYNLLARVLYHVDHITETYLNGCEQINKSENFINIDNRNNGTIIMSMSPKRDGSKEDEQKREKINNHHNNDNNNNNNNISINEQHKLIVDKFFMYKKRMRKELLSNRPFTLFFQYVSRKNYSEECHRILKLLIDEEETIIHQRDDLKDILIDIIKKNDFYFSKVLLFNFNDNEVIIETVIYIFYLSLKYDKGFLEKKLNKSKKINYVQHLFVTNNYNNNINPLFIFMSLTYSYYFIKKDKIYIAFQHIQNQLFKINLYLWKDIKKLKNIYLAFDCIFSLKVNNNNYNHFFPFIIYIIKLELSLYASGEISEVDNKLYLSISKNRELVNMIFEHIEMDNILSDQIIYIYYLIIKLRKYSVASCNKSISLYKMMNTVIRYMNTVENKTDEINNIFSFFFLFFENLEKYSEKDIFNIITLLQKLSLYVKYSLEKFFSTQKIYDNNDNNSNDNNNNCYSINDENKMQCSNNNNNNNNNNDFIYNILKFENSFFYFLLNLIFYCRKYNQIQNINVLSSSISLIHLLIYSIKNTNTHFRSLSFYILSLLILPFPKSPQNTSPLLIKLCTSFDKNIEEILSLHNNTSNTNQENKSDKCIVRKNLFYPLLTHESMEIRLSSLSLLLCLLLTNEVVLLEEEVFLFFLFLINCSFLSEWDNIQNDLLLATINVLLLSTNINLKVKSFCFNYIYSFRPFFLRCILHLNRKQEVIIHRLFFLLMVVKIKPLWFDITTCSEKILKIIMNVVTRKNMDLFIFNCIISVAHETFIKEKKNYVNNNYNNYTNKENKNVIENLEEYLETYKKNIKKNSDMDIYNISSFNKFKCENINYYVVLSVLNTTTILLYK from the exons ATGGAAATAAAATTGAATACAAAATTTGAtgaaattttattaattgtTTGTGATAAGCATGTGATAGAAAATCACGAAAAATTTTTCGTCGACAAATATGAGAACGTGATGTGTGTAgaatgtttatataaatttctttttaaaaaatatcctttatataaaaaatatttattatttaagaGTATAAATAActtattttgtataaaaGAGTGTGAAGAATTTCGttatcatttttctttttatttattggACCACACTTTATTTCTATCAGAAACTTTTAGTTATATAGAAGGAATATCGCAATGCGAAGAGaaaaaggaagaaaaaaaaatatattcctctaattataataatgaaaatattaaaaataataataataataataatagtatttattataatgatgatgatgattattattatgattataattatatatatttagtGAATAGCGAATTAATTAAGTTAACTACTAATGCATGCAaagaatttttatataaatgttcTAAAGaattatgtaatatttttaaagatGCTATTTATACTTGTGTACTTGTTCGATTAAAAAACTTTTCTTCaaggaataaaaaaagaaattttttttttcttttagATTTTCTGAAGAGTTTAATAGATAATGTcgaaattatatttataactTTAAAAGATGAATCAACCATTATTGAAGAATTaatgaaattatttatacaaaaCGATGAAATGATTAATTCTAAATTAAgcaataataattatggttatatatatgaatatactggttatacaaataaatgtattgaaaaaaaaaaacaaaacaatAATCAACACTACAATAGTGAGTTGTTATTAAATttacaaattatatataaactaTGGCATGACAATTTATTATGgcaaattaataataatttattaaaaagattttttatatatttaataacaaaatttaaatatactAACAAAAACACAGATTTATGtacttattatatacaattcatatatttaataacattacaatataatgttttgaattatttttttcaccACATTATTTTTGATTCCTCACCAAATAGTAATATTAAAACTTTCaatattgaaaataataatcgtaataaaagtaaaagtAGTAACAAAAGTAAATGTAGTAACAAAAGTAAAAGTAGTAACAAAAGTAAAAGTAGTAACAAAAGTAAAAGTAGTAACAAAAGTAAAAGTAGTAACAAAAGTAAATGTAGTAACAAAAGTAAAAGTAGTAACAAAAGTAAATGTAGTTACAAAAGTAAAAGTAGTAGTAGTAACAATAATTTGTATAGTGTCATTATTGAAAGTAACCACATTAATAATTCTAACACCAAcagtagtaataataatagtgtAGAACATAATTCTAATTGTTTTCATACAAGCAGTACATGtattacaaaaattaaaacaaaaaatacATTAGTCCCTAACCTATTGtcaatatataatagtgaacaagaaaataaaaaaaatgaatttgctaaagaacaaaagaaaattaaCAGATGCTTCCAGACTAATATCTATCCTGAAGATATTGAGGATAACCAGGATGTTAAGGATGAAAATAGCATTCAAGAgaatgaagaaaaatataaacaaatttGTGAAGTAAATAAAACTCCAAATGAATATATGCATAGACAtgtaaagaaaaatttttattatcatgatAAAGAGGAATATAATTCACCTACtagtaataatagtagtataaaaagtaatatattctttatacCAAAACATGATTTAATATACTCagatgatgaaaaaaatgttacACAGTATCCATTAGAAAAAGACGATATTTGTCATCTAGGAGAATATGAAATGGAAAgtgtattatataataatgataatatgtCAATTAGATCAGAAGGTACACTTAAGAACAAATTTTCATCGCACGAAAAATTTTTAGATGTATCAAAATTTTCAACCGAATCTAAATGTACAAATTTGTCAAGGCTTTCAAACCATTTTTCCTTTACAAAAAATTCTGTATTAAAAGAGAAAGacaattttgttttttcaaattgtgataatacaaatgataATGTATCTTGTGTCGAATCTTCACACACATCTTATTCGATATCCAATattgatgaaaaaaaaaaaaaaaaaaaaaaaaaaaaaatgaatttcaataaattagaaattttagaaaattcacacatttttattatattatgtgaTAATTTACAAGAAACGTTATTAAACCATTTTAATAGTGATATACAGATGAAATGtttagatatattttatacattttgtagttttgatgataatattgttaatattatattaacaaaTACATCATTAGTAGAATGGGTATTTGattatatatcaaatacgaaatatgaaaatttaaGAGAAAAGGCATTAAAACTTTTAgttacttttttttttaataatacacTTTTTTCAAATACCCATACACATTATGCAATAGatgttttaataaatattattatgagATATGTAAGtaaagataatattatgttgAGTAATAAGgtcatatataataatgatatgaataataagTTAGTCCATAAACAATTTATGAacaataattttaaaaatacagtttataacaataattCGTATGATCATTATTCCAATAAATTTaagtataattttttcaccatatcttatattattaaagCATTAAATATgcttataaatatttcacATGCATCCATAAAAATTTCTcacatttttaaaattataaatatattttcctgTCTTATAAAATCACCTAGTTGTGCTCCAACCAGTATTGATGATATTATCTTATTGTTCGAATCCATTTTactaaaaaataataataattatgaaattTCATATGGTGATAAATTAGAAGAAAGTATATGTACACAAGAAGATGACAgtatattttgtaaattaaaaagtaaagaaaaaaatgaacaagtaaataaaatattacatatgaATGAAGAAtgtaacatatatataaatacaaatacaaatacaaatacatttaatggtacacaaaaaataaaacatgacaattttttacataaaaaaaaaaaaaatataactataaaaaaaaataatatatataaaagtgATTATAAGGtcaataataatgataaggGAGACACGGTTGCACTAACTTTGGAAAATActttattaaatgatattattaataaagtatatataacgaatatttttatattatttaaaattttaaaaactgctttaaatattataaaaacggttaatatatacaagaaagatatatatatagaaataatatataatgaagacaaaaattatatacaaaatataacaataagTATTATGAAATTATTGTTCTGCTtagtttatatattaaatagaaatgaagaattttttatagatttaaatattatcaatGAAAATGACAAATTAGacaatgaaaataattttgaaaGTATAGCattcataaaattaatgttatctttttttatagaattagatatatttatggaaaatatatatctacaAAATAGCAACATAATTAATCAAGagaagaaattatataatattcaattttcatatcttacgtgtatatttattattcataatatatatgaaaaaagaCAAATATTCAATAATGTCAGTTggaatattttattctcttctttttttaatcatTTCTATAACTTGTTAGCTAGAGTATTATATCATGTAGATCATATAACTGaaacatatttaaatggatgtgaacaaataaataaaagtgaaaattttattaatatagaTAATCGAAATAATGGAACAATTATTATGTCCATGTCTCCGAAACGTGATGGATCCAAAGAGGATGAAcaaaaaagagaaaaaataaataaccatcataataatgataataataataataataataatattagtaTTAATGAACAACATAAATTAATTGTAGacaaattttttatgtataaaaaaagaatgaGAAAAGAACTGTTAAGTAATAGGCCCTTTACACTATTCTTTCAATATGTTTcaagaaaaaattaca GCGAAGAATGCCACCGAATTTTAAAACTTTTAAttgatgaagaagaaaCTATCATCCATCAGAGAGATGATTTAAAAGACATTTTaatagatataataaaaaaaaacgatttttatttttctaaaGTTCTATTATTCAattttaatgataatgaagTTATTATCGAAACcgttatatatatattttatttaagtttaaaatatgataaagGTTTTCTtgaaaagaaattaaataaaagtaaaaagaTTAATTATGTACAACATTTATTTGTCActaataattataacaacaatattaatccattatttatatttatgtcTTTAActtattcttattattttataaaaaaggataaaatttatatagCATTCCAACATATTCAAAATcaattatttaaaataaatttatatttatggaaagatataaaaaaattaaaaaatatatatttagcATTCGATTgcattttttcattaaaagttaataataataattataatcatttctttccttttataatatatattataaaattagaATTATCTTTATATGCCTCTGGGGAAATAAGTGAGGttgataataaattatatttgtccatatcaaaaaatagg GAACTTGTAAATATGATCTTTGAACATATCGAAATGGACAACATATTAAGTGATCaaatcatttatatatattatttaataataaaattaagaaaataCTCTGTAGCTTCTTGTAATAAAAGTATTAGTTTGTACAAAATGATGAACACAGTAATTAGATATATGAATACAgtagaaaataaaacagacgaaattaataatatattttctttttttttcctcttttttgaaaatttggaaaaatattcagaaaaagatatatttaatataataacattacTCCAGAAACTTTCgttatatgtaaaatattccctagaaaaatttttttctacccaaaaaatatatgacaataatgataataatagtaatgataataataacaattgTTATAGtataaatgatgaaaataaaatgcagtgttcaaataataataataataataataataataatgactttatttataatattctaaaatttgaaaattcctttttttatttcttattaaatctaatattttattgtagaaaatataaccaaatacaaaatattaatgtTTTATCCTCATCTATTTCGTTAATAcatcttttaatatattctattAAAAATACTAATACTCATTTTAGGAGTTTAtccttttatattttatcgTTATTAATTTTACCTTTTCCTAAATCTCCACAAAATACATCACCACTCTTAATTAAACTTTGTACATcttttgataaaaatattgaagaaatattatcattacaTAATAACACATCAAATACAAATcaagaaaataaatcaGACAAATGTATTGTtagaaaaaatttattttatccTTTATTAACTCATGAAAGTATGGAAATCAGACTTTCTTCTTTATCCTTgttattatgtttattgctaacaaat GAAGTTGTTTTATTGGAAGAGGAggtttttcttttttttcttttcttaattaattgttcatttttaagt GAATGGgataatatacaaaatgatttattattagCGACCATCAATGTCTTACTACTATcaacaaatataaatttaaaagtTAAATCATTTTGCTTTAACTATATCTATTCGTTTAGACCATTTTTTCTGAGGTGTATTTTACATTTGAATAGGAAACAGGAAGTTATTATTCACCggttattttttttattaatg GTTGTCAAAATTAAACCTTTATGGTTTGATATAACTACTTGTAGTGAGAAG attctgaaaattataatgaatgTGGTAACtagaaaaaatatggacctctttatatttaattgtATTATATCGGTTGCTCATGAG ACctttataaaagaaaaaaagaactATGTGaacaataattataacaatTATACTAATAAgg aaaataaaaatgttatagAAAACCTAGAAGAATATTTGgaaacatataaaaaaaatattaaaaaaaattcagatatggatatttataatatttcaagTTTTAATAAGTTTAAat GTGAAAATATCAATTATTATGTCGTGTTGTCCGTTTTGAATACTACCACTATATTgttatacaaataa